Proteins encoded together in one Musa acuminata AAA Group cultivar baxijiao chromosome BXJ3-6, Cavendish_Baxijiao_AAA, whole genome shotgun sequence window:
- the LOC135641602 gene encoding inactive protein kinase SELMODRAFT_444075-like isoform X2 translates to MLLVVVPPHSSGRKLWGFPRFAGDCASGHRKSQSGTALEQKSDITDSCSQMMLQLHDIYDSNKISVKIKTVSGSPSGAVAAESRRVLASWVVLDKQLKHEEKHCIDELQCNIVVMKRSQPKVLRLNLVGSHEAEPQFPRQLPSELDTPKISNDTKDSQNSIRGPAVTPTSSPEVETSFTTTEAGTFSVSSSDPGTSPFFATETIGAIKKEEHVSAKEIRNLDLSTSDSDSGCSSPARTNFQPWMADIFGSARPSSKEIQEVSQALDTKARISTAKALLDKFSKLDREAGIGSLSYRSEINFSGNVREAISLSRNAPPGPPPLCSICQHKAPVFGKPPRWFSYSELELATGGFSQANFLAEGGFGSVHRGVLPDGQAIAVKQHKLASSQGDQEFCSEVEVLSCAQHRNVVMLIGFCVEDRRRLLVYEYICNGSLDAHLYGRSREPLEWSARQKIAVGAARGLRYLHEECRVGCIVHRDMRPNNILITHDFEPLVGDFGLARWQPDGDLGVETRVIGTFGYLAPEYAQSGQITEKADVYSFGVVLLELVTGRKAVDINRPKGQQCLTEWARPLLEEYAIDELVDPRLGNHYAEHEVYCMLHAASFCIRRDPHARPRMSQVLRILEGDMIMDSSYTLSPGYANGNKSGRMWPEQQQQQQQHSSPIRKQASEVLAGKKSYEALRTAWERERESIMRRC, encoded by the exons ATGCTTTTGGTTGTGGTTCCACCCCACAGTTCTG GTAGAAAACTATGGGGTTTCCCAAGATTTGCTGGGGACTGCGCCAGTGGCCACAGGAAGTCCCAATCTGGTACTGCTTTGGAACAGAAATCTGATATAACTGATTCTTGTTCTCAAATGATGTTGCAACTTCATGACATTTATGATTCAAATAAG ATAAGTGTCAAGATAAAGACTGTTTCTGGATCACCTTCTGGTGCAGTGGCTGCGGAGTCCAGACGAGTTCTGGCAAGCTGGGTTGTACTGGACAA ACAGCTCAAGCATGAAGAGAAGCATTGCATTGATGAACTACAATGCAACATAGTGGTTATGAAGCGTTCTCAACCTAAAGTTCTTCGATTGAATTTAGTAGGATCCCATGAAGCAGAGCCCCAGTTTCCTCGTCAATTGCCTTCTGAGTTAGATACGCcaaagatttctaatgacacAAAAGATTCTCAAAATTCTATCAGAGGTCCAGCTGTGACGCCAACTAGTAGTCCCGAAGTGGAGACATCATTTACTACGACTGAAGCTGGGACATTCTCAGTGTCAAGCTCAGATCCTGGAACTTCCCCATTTTTTGCCACCGAAACAATTGGTGCCATTAAGAAAGAGGAGCATGTAAGTGCAAAAGAAATCAGGAATTTAGATTTATCTACCTCTGATTCTGACAGTGGGTGTTCAAGTCCTGCACGAACAAATTTTCAGCCATGGATGGCTGATATTTTTGGCAGTGCCCGCCCGTCTTCAAAAGAGATTCAAGAAGTATCGCAAGCACTTGATACCAAGGCCCGTATATCTACAGCCAAAGCCCTGTTGGATAAATTTTCTAAGTTGGATAGAGAAGCTGGAATTGGTTCTCTGAGTTACAGATCAGAAATAAACTTCAGTGGGAATGTCAGAGAAGCAATTTCTCTATCTAGAAATGCACCTCCAGGACCACCTCCTCTATGTTCAATATGTCAGCACAAGGCACCTGTGTTCGGAAAGCCTCCTAGGTGGTTCAGCTATTCAGAACTGGAACTTGCTACTGGTGGATTTTCCCAGGCAAACTTCTTGGCTGAGGGTGGATTTGGATCTGTGCATCGAGGTGTCCTACCAGATGGTCAAGCAATTGCGGTCAAGCAACATAAACTTGCTAGCTCCCAGGGTGATCAAGAATTCTGCTCGGAGGTAGAAGTTCTAAGCTGTGCACAACATCGCAATGTTGTGATGTTAATCGGATTCTGTGTTGAAGACAGGAGAAGGTTGCTGGTTTATGAATATATTTGCAATGGCTCTTTGGATGCTCATCTTTATG GTCGTAGTAGAGAACCACTAGAATGGTCTGCTAGGCAAAAGATCGCTGTAGGAGCTGCTCGGGGTTTGAGGTATCTTCACGAGGAATGCAGAGTTGGTTGCATAGTTCACAGGGACATGAGACCAAATAATATTCTTATAACCCATGATTTTGAACCATTG GTTGGTGATTTTGGCTTAGCAAGATGGCAGCCTGATGGTGACCTTGGCGTGGAAACAAGAGTAATAGGCACCTTTGG ATATCTAGCTCCAGAATATGCTCAAAGCGGGCAAATTACAGAAAAAGCTGATGTATATTCCTTTGGAGTGGTGCTACTGGAGCTTGTCACCGGACGTAAAGCTGTTGATATCAATCGACCAAAGGGCCAGCAGTGCCTGACCGAATGG GCTCGCCCTTTGCTTGAAGAATATGCGATCGATGAGCTTGTAGATCCACGCTTGGGGAACCACTATGCCGAACATGAGGTGTACTGCATGTTGCATGCAGCATCATTTTGCATTAGACGCGATCCTCATGCCAGGCCTCGGATGTCTCAG GTTCTTAGGATACTGGAGGGTGACATGATTATGGATTCAAGTTACACTTTGTCCCCTGGATATGCCAACGGAAACAAGAGCGGACGGATGTGGcctgagcagcagcagcagcagcaacaacacagCAGTCCGATCCGGAAACAGGCTTCAGAGGTTTTGGCTGGGAAAAAATCTTACGAGGCACTACGGACGGCCTgggaaagagagagggagagtaTCATGCGAAGATGTTGA
- the LOC135641602 gene encoding inactive protein kinase SELMODRAFT_444075-like isoform X1, protein MSSSQQHKRGKAAKGLDASEKVVVAVKASKEIPKTALVWALTHVVQPGDCIMLLVVVPPHSSGRKLWGFPRFAGDCASGHRKSQSGTALEQKSDITDSCSQMMLQLHDIYDSNKISVKIKTVSGSPSGAVAAESRRVLASWVVLDKQLKHEEKHCIDELQCNIVVMKRSQPKVLRLNLVGSHEAEPQFPRQLPSELDTPKISNDTKDSQNSIRGPAVTPTSSPEVETSFTTTEAGTFSVSSSDPGTSPFFATETIGAIKKEEHVSAKEIRNLDLSTSDSDSGCSSPARTNFQPWMADIFGSARPSSKEIQEVSQALDTKARISTAKALLDKFSKLDREAGIGSLSYRSEINFSGNVREAISLSRNAPPGPPPLCSICQHKAPVFGKPPRWFSYSELELATGGFSQANFLAEGGFGSVHRGVLPDGQAIAVKQHKLASSQGDQEFCSEVEVLSCAQHRNVVMLIGFCVEDRRRLLVYEYICNGSLDAHLYGRSREPLEWSARQKIAVGAARGLRYLHEECRVGCIVHRDMRPNNILITHDFEPLVGDFGLARWQPDGDLGVETRVIGTFGYLAPEYAQSGQITEKADVYSFGVVLLELVTGRKAVDINRPKGQQCLTEWARPLLEEYAIDELVDPRLGNHYAEHEVYCMLHAASFCIRRDPHARPRMSQVLRILEGDMIMDSSYTLSPGYANGNKSGRMWPEQQQQQQQHSSPIRKQASEVLAGKKSYEALRTAWERERESIMRRC, encoded by the exons ATGAGTTCCAGCCAGCAGCACAAGCGGGGGAAAGCCGCTAAGGGCCTCGATGCTTCTGAGAAGGTTGTTGTTGCGGTCAAGGCCTCGAAAGAAATCCCGAAGACAGCCCTTGTATGGGCTTTAACGCATGTTGTTCAGCCTGGTGATTGCATAATGCTTTTGGTTGTGGTTCCACCCCACAGTTCTG GTAGAAAACTATGGGGTTTCCCAAGATTTGCTGGGGACTGCGCCAGTGGCCACAGGAAGTCCCAATCTGGTACTGCTTTGGAACAGAAATCTGATATAACTGATTCTTGTTCTCAAATGATGTTGCAACTTCATGACATTTATGATTCAAATAAG ATAAGTGTCAAGATAAAGACTGTTTCTGGATCACCTTCTGGTGCAGTGGCTGCGGAGTCCAGACGAGTTCTGGCAAGCTGGGTTGTACTGGACAA ACAGCTCAAGCATGAAGAGAAGCATTGCATTGATGAACTACAATGCAACATAGTGGTTATGAAGCGTTCTCAACCTAAAGTTCTTCGATTGAATTTAGTAGGATCCCATGAAGCAGAGCCCCAGTTTCCTCGTCAATTGCCTTCTGAGTTAGATACGCcaaagatttctaatgacacAAAAGATTCTCAAAATTCTATCAGAGGTCCAGCTGTGACGCCAACTAGTAGTCCCGAAGTGGAGACATCATTTACTACGACTGAAGCTGGGACATTCTCAGTGTCAAGCTCAGATCCTGGAACTTCCCCATTTTTTGCCACCGAAACAATTGGTGCCATTAAGAAAGAGGAGCATGTAAGTGCAAAAGAAATCAGGAATTTAGATTTATCTACCTCTGATTCTGACAGTGGGTGTTCAAGTCCTGCACGAACAAATTTTCAGCCATGGATGGCTGATATTTTTGGCAGTGCCCGCCCGTCTTCAAAAGAGATTCAAGAAGTATCGCAAGCACTTGATACCAAGGCCCGTATATCTACAGCCAAAGCCCTGTTGGATAAATTTTCTAAGTTGGATAGAGAAGCTGGAATTGGTTCTCTGAGTTACAGATCAGAAATAAACTTCAGTGGGAATGTCAGAGAAGCAATTTCTCTATCTAGAAATGCACCTCCAGGACCACCTCCTCTATGTTCAATATGTCAGCACAAGGCACCTGTGTTCGGAAAGCCTCCTAGGTGGTTCAGCTATTCAGAACTGGAACTTGCTACTGGTGGATTTTCCCAGGCAAACTTCTTGGCTGAGGGTGGATTTGGATCTGTGCATCGAGGTGTCCTACCAGATGGTCAAGCAATTGCGGTCAAGCAACATAAACTTGCTAGCTCCCAGGGTGATCAAGAATTCTGCTCGGAGGTAGAAGTTCTAAGCTGTGCACAACATCGCAATGTTGTGATGTTAATCGGATTCTGTGTTGAAGACAGGAGAAGGTTGCTGGTTTATGAATATATTTGCAATGGCTCTTTGGATGCTCATCTTTATG GTCGTAGTAGAGAACCACTAGAATGGTCTGCTAGGCAAAAGATCGCTGTAGGAGCTGCTCGGGGTTTGAGGTATCTTCACGAGGAATGCAGAGTTGGTTGCATAGTTCACAGGGACATGAGACCAAATAATATTCTTATAACCCATGATTTTGAACCATTG GTTGGTGATTTTGGCTTAGCAAGATGGCAGCCTGATGGTGACCTTGGCGTGGAAACAAGAGTAATAGGCACCTTTGG ATATCTAGCTCCAGAATATGCTCAAAGCGGGCAAATTACAGAAAAAGCTGATGTATATTCCTTTGGAGTGGTGCTACTGGAGCTTGTCACCGGACGTAAAGCTGTTGATATCAATCGACCAAAGGGCCAGCAGTGCCTGACCGAATGG GCTCGCCCTTTGCTTGAAGAATATGCGATCGATGAGCTTGTAGATCCACGCTTGGGGAACCACTATGCCGAACATGAGGTGTACTGCATGTTGCATGCAGCATCATTTTGCATTAGACGCGATCCTCATGCCAGGCCTCGGATGTCTCAG GTTCTTAGGATACTGGAGGGTGACATGATTATGGATTCAAGTTACACTTTGTCCCCTGGATATGCCAACGGAAACAAGAGCGGACGGATGTGGcctgagcagcagcagcagcagcaacaacacagCAGTCCGATCCGGAAACAGGCTTCAGAGGTTTTGGCTGGGAAAAAATCTTACGAGGCACTACGGACGGCCTgggaaagagagagggagagtaTCATGCGAAGATGTTGA